The Alligator mississippiensis isolate rAllMis1 chromosome 14, rAllMis1, whole genome shotgun sequence DNA segment TCCCACtaggaagatcaccacctcgatcaagaccaatagccgacgttctcagtcctttaggtaacctgagcccagaggacgaagaaaggctttggctgccatcctgggtttggttGGTAGTGTTCTTtctcttactggtgctggttatgtttgttgttgaaattctttgtccctcctgtctctaaaaatggcactgatatcctgatacatcacacttgagtatcttagtatcacccaaggcaggtgggagaaaaatttttacttgcagatctcccttacggtggctcaagctggaaataaaagtgactgctggatatgctctcacagcccagcgcacctacaccaacgaatcccaatgatcggagtgccaatatccctccagcaatggggaaaaattaacGGCGGCTGccttagacactactcgttagctgcccatcggtccgctcctaaggaaaggagggccacccctgctaaatggataatctccccaagagtagaggcgcctttctgttacagatccaacaacaccggagcttacaataaagccacacctgtaggacactaccctcattgcctaactactctagattatagccctaatagcaccagtggaatcctgttgggtaaagtaccctctctcagttgtacaggattcatggtctacaacttttctaaggaacctcatgttgctctcattgcaaacagatcggaatttgacattcactccaattttacttcttgtaatatatctcggtccagcaggatagcaaccgaacgtggtccgtcctatacgatgcatatcaatcgaaagtgctgTATATGGCACAACAGctgtccagatttgagtaccctttttATCCCGGGCCTTTACTGgatctgcggaaacagggctcataaaatcttgccctggaattgagtGGGGGCATGCAATcgtggacgtgttatccctggtttcgaactgcatagtgcaatatatctggaacaagtaaaaaatttcaaccatcacatgaaaagggcggttaatcccttagctaccagaaacacagggttccatcaatttgtgagagccttcataccgtggcttgaaataagagaattggaattagccataattaacatttcagccacaatagaaactttagcaaggcaagaaaacccacagcagagtctagaataatggtgttacaaaagtgtgagcagattgaaagaaaacatgaaaggctgcatgatgaaatagaggggctcatgagaatggaagtttaaggctaaagtgagactaaatagtctcaaagggggggactgtggaatcagaaaaaaataaatgccttaaactttgatcatttgagttataagatgacataaccgctttgtggagaattgctggctctgtacagtagaacagataagggaaagtgtttgttctttgtaactcctctgcaactgcttcactcaccgcggccttgaagataggaAAAAGTATGTACACTCCACGCCTGCTTGTTCACCTTCTCCTTCAACAGCTCCAGGATAGCGTTGCCTGCACGGGGTCACTAGGGTaagtgcagggctgagggggcagacCCCCTCTTAGcaaccccagccaggccaggcacccccagagccccccttgCAGACCCCCAACCCTAAGGGGCCCCCCGCACAATGAGGACGCCCCAAAGTTCCATGCCCTGCCGCCTGcacaagccctgcccccaggctccaggctccGCCCATCCCACCAATCCCCTTCCCggcccagcccacagccagggtttgcctgtgggGCAGTCGTCCTCAGGCTGGTGCCCGTGCCCTCCActggagcttcagtcccttcttttggcagtggctggcaggcaggaagccatgctctagcgccccccagctctagtgcccccctgcGCCACTGTGGGGATGTGGCTGCCTTTCCTGAAAAaaactgaatgcctgttcacttgcttctcagttcagtccATGCAGCTTCGACTGACAGGTGAGCACTGACTGCGTTGTTTCATCCTCAGGCTCTTTGGCTGTCTGTGCTTAGCTCAGCAACCACTCAGCTAGCAGCACGCAAAACTGCTCAGAGCACAGGACCCACACACCCAGCCCGCCAAACAAGCTCTCAGCAAGCCCAGCACAGGCAGGCcttgctccctctccttcccatcatgtgcacgtgcacattgCCTCCGATGTGGCTTCCCCCTCACACCAgtccctccctgcctgtgcatccccagtgcagagctagctgtACGTGGGCTCCTCCATGGATGTGACCCAGGTCAACACCGTGGCCTGTGAGCAGTACAGCAGCTGCCACGGCTGCATCCTGAGTTGTGACCCAGCCTGCGCCTGAAGCAGTGAGCTGCCAGCCTGCGTTGTGCACTGGAGACAGAGCGGGTgagtccctcccctcctgccccatggctctACCCACGGTGTGTCCGCTTGGCCATCTGAAGAGGTCTCCATGGCCCTCCagatgcccaggactgcccctgcCACAGTCCTTTGGTCCGCTAAGTAGTGGTTCCTGGGTATCGCCTCTGTCGCTGACCTGCTGGACCTGACACTGTGGCTCCTGCCCCTTTTTCTCGGCTATTTGCTGTGTAGCTGGTGCCCAGTGCCCAgaaccaggtgctggcccagtgcacaccccctgctccctcctccaggtCCTCCAGGCCCTGCCCAGACCAGGGGATGAGCGGGCCGTGGCCATCTGAgcctgaggctggtgcagccacGGGACTCCGGtcatctctgcctctctcccatgTCGGGTTACTGCAGGACATCATATCTGCCAACATCTCAGGGCTGTGCCCAAAGGAGATGGAAGGTGGGTGCCTGGAgggtgatggtggcaggggaacccaggatctgggcagggagagggagaggccaAACACTCCTCAGTAATGTGGATGCTgcacaagctgcaggctggggagttgtgagccacagcaggcagaggctgtCCAGCGTGTGCATCCCTGGGTGAACATCAAGCAACCTCAGGACCATGCATGGGACTGTGCTCCTGAGCCTGGCCGGGGTCTGCGCCCTCCAGATGTGTTGAGAAGTGGTGATTGTATTAGCTGAAGTTGGCCTGGTCCTGCCTCTCACCCAGAGCTCACACCAAGGAGCTCCGTGGCCCCacgcccagccagagctgctagcTCCACGGGAGCAAGGGTGagacctgtccccagccccagctgctgccacccccgggTCATGtgggcctgggagcccagagcagctggagaatCCACTGTCCTCCCAGGTCCCAGGCACAGCAGTGATgagcccttcctgctcccctgcaccaAGGCCTGGGCACGGCCTGGCTCCAAGGGCTCTTCCTAGCACTTACTGTGGCAGTAAACACCTGCAATGACCCACACAACACCAATAATGATGCCCACAGTCAGCACTGGGTTGGActctggagagggaaggggtctgTGAGTGAGGCAAACCCCCAGACTTGATCCCAATGCTGCATGggcccagtgccccctccccatcagtaCCCCTGCATCCTCAGACCCCCCAATTCCTCCCCGCTCAGCAGGGTCAGTCAGCTCCTCCCTCCTGAGCACCacgtttcttctccctccccgtgCGGGGGGTCACTCACCGGTCCGGCCCTTGTCCCAGGccactctcagagctgcccccaggctctcgtGCCTCACGCTGCAGGCGTAGTTGTGGTTGCTGCTCGGGGCAATCTCGATGGTGGCCCAGGTCTGGTAGGTCTCACCTCTGCTGGGAAGGACCCCTGCATAGCTCGTCTCCTGGGGTTGCACCTCCCCATTtttcagccagacagcagccatgTCCTTGGGGCAGAAGTCATGGACCTGGCAGGCTAGGGTGGTGCGTCCGCCCCAGGATGATGGCTTCTCGCTCACCTGTGCCACGGGatgctctgggagggaggagacacctGCTAGAGTGACTGCCCTGTTGGGccctcagcacccctgccaggagcccgggctgggCCCTGCACCGGGCCACACAAACTGGCTCCAGCGCCCAtttgaggcaggagcaggcagtgttggggaaggagtgtgggggacgGGAGACACGGATGcgctgggctcagggctgcaggaacaggGTTCGACACAGCTGATCTCTGGTTCTCAGACACGTGGCCAGGGCACAGACACCacgtgggctctgcccagctgggaggcctgaccaaggcagggacagaggcaccGTGTCCTACAGCTGTGCTGGGGTCTCACCCAGCAGCAAGACCAAGAAGCAGTGGTCGCCATCCTGGAcacagggggatggggcaggcattccctggggtgagggggtgcccGGTCAGTGCTGTCCTGGGCGGTGacactgggactcactgctctgcagcgcTGCCTCCCCGTGCTGCAGGTACTGCCGCAGCCTCTCCATGCAGGTCTCCTGCAGGTAGGCTCCTGCATGCTAAAGAATGGCCTTGTTCTCATTCCACCTGCGCTGGGTGACCTGGGTCTGCGTTGTTCCTGCTACCCAGAGTGGTGCTTCTCTGTGCGGGAGCAGCGCGGCACCGGGCAGCCTCCCCATGGGGCAGTGAGGCCCGGGAGCAGAGCCCGAGCAggggatgctgcagctgcccagagcagcgaccccactgcagccccagaggTGCCACCAGcgctgtgccccagtcagcccaaaccctgcctgcaccagggggGTGACGGGGCCTGGTCCCTGCACCCCATGACTCTCCCCACATGGACATCTGAGTCCCTGCagtcactgcccacccagccctcaTGCCTGGGGGTCTGGTCCTCGCCCCCTGGGACTCTCAACTCCTGCCTTGCCAAAAGTTCACACACTTTAACACAAAACTTTACTTCTGTCCTGCTCAGGAtccagctccacatccagcctcCACTCTCTTGTGTTAatggaccccagccctgggcctgctggCACTGTGGAGggctccagtgtgtgtgtgtggggcggtgGGGGGCAGTTCCAGTTTGGGGAGTGGATTTGCCCCCCTTGGGCCACAGCCTGGAGTAGCTGATGGCTCCCGGTTACCTCCCAGATGCAGTTGGCTGGGGGTCCTGAGCTCATCCAcacctggggggcagcagtgggaggctcacagaGAGGCATGAGaaccccccaccacccacttccctcagggagtcactagctggagctggggggcagcaggggcttgggggggcactctgcgctcaccacccctccccttgcacccctccTGCCCAATGCACGTGTCctttgcccccccccgccccccgtccATGGATACGCGGTTCTGCATGCAtgtgctcccctctgctctggggacagccccctctcccacgcccatgtctgctgcctcccatcacatgcacaccacCATGATGGGGAGAAAAGCggggcagctgggtgctgggggagaagggggtgcaacTGGAAGCCTGGAGGTAGACACAGGTGTGACCCGGTGCCCAGGGTGGGTGCAGACAGGACACGAAAGGGTTCAAGTCTCTCCGCCCCGCCCTCAGCCCGCCCACCTGCGCCGCGGCCAATGGAGAGCTTACGCGTCACAACAGCGGGGcgaagggggggaaggagcagagggttCGCGCGTGCGCAGTGCAGCGCAGGCTGGGCGGCGGGAGTCACGTGCCCGCGCCTAGGCCCCGTCCCCCACGCCCCGCGCCGCTGCCGGTAGGGCCGGGACTGCGTCCGTCCGTCGCCCCGGAAACGCGGCAGGAGCGGCGGGGGGGGTGTCGCGGGCACGCGCGCTCGGCAGCAGCAGGCGGCGGAGGAAGCGTGTCGAGGCCGCCTCAGGCCCGCTTTGACACCCTGCGGCACCGACATGAGCGCTGGGgcagcgccggccccggcccggcacCGCCCCGATGGAGGCCGGGTC contains these protein-coding regions:
- the LOC132244830 gene encoding H-2 class I histocompatibility antigen, D-P alpha chain-like isoform X2, whose translation is MSVPQGVKAGLRRPRHASSAACCCRARVPATPPPPLLPRFRGDGRTQSRPYRQRRGAWGTGPRRGHVTPAAQPALHCARANPLLLPPLRPAVVTQHPVAQVSEKPSSWGGRTTLACQVHDFCPKDMAAVWLKNGEVQPQETSYAGVLPSRGETYQTWATIEIAPSSNHNYACSVRHESLGAALRVAWDKGRTGNAILELLKEKVNKQAWSVHTFSYLQGRGKGPNLGWNSAASGSNGGDTFLQCEA
- the LOC132244830 gene encoding hereditary hemochromatosis protein homolog isoform X1 produces the protein MSVPQGVKAGLRRPRHASSAACCCRARVPATPPPPLLPRFRGDGRTQSRPYRQRRGAWGTGPRRGHVTPAAQPALHCARANPLLLPPLRPAVVTRKLSIGRGAEHPVAQVSEKPSSWGGRTTLACQVHDFCPKDMAAVWLKNGEVQPQETSYAGVLPSRGETYQTWATIEIAPSSNHNYACSVRHESLGAALRVAWDKGRTGNAILELLKEKVNKQAWSVHTFSYLQGRGKGPNLGWNSAASGSNGGDTFLQCEA